CTCTACCACTTGCTCAAAAATATCGGAAAACAATTCAAAGTTATCCGTGTACACCGAGATGCATTTCATGTTTGATCCCATCCTCTTTCTTCTTGTCTATTTCTTGCTCGTTGCGGTCTGTTCCTTATTCTTCCTGACCTTGGACGTTTTCATACGCTTCTTCCCTTCACGACATACGTCGAGAAGCGGACATACCTGGCATTGCGGATTTTGGGCTTTGCAGTGATACCTGCCGAAGAAAATAAGCCTGTGATGAGTTAAGGTCCACTCTTCACGCGGTATTCGTTTCATCAGCTTCTTCTCCACTTCAAGTACACTGTCATCCCAGCCGACAAGGCCAAGACGCTTAGACACGCGCTCTACATGGGTGTCCACTGCAATGGCAGGTACGCCAAAAGCGTTTGAAACGACCACATTCGCGGTTTTTCGTCCGACACCTGGAAGCTTCACCAACTCATCATGGGCTTCAGGCACGTCACCACCATACTGTTCAATCAATATCCGGCACAGATTGTGGATGTGCTTCGCCTTGTTACGGTATAACCCAATCCGCCGGATATCTTGTTCCAGTTCCTCAATCGATACCGAAACATAATCCTGCGGTGTTTTATATTTTTGAAACAGATCCTTCGTCACCTTGTTAACTGTCGCATCCGAACACTGAGCCGACAACAAAACAGCAATCGTCAGTTCGAATGCATTCTCATGAAGCAATTCGCAATGAGCATCCGGAAACATGTTTTCCATCGTATCAAGTATATGCCGTACCGTAGCCGAGTTCATTTCAGGTCCCTCCCGCAAAAAAAAGTCTTGATGCGACAAAGCCCCGCATCAAGACGGTGTTTCTCGTGTATTTCCAAAGTGATAACTATTGTTTCACGATCTCTACAACGGCTCCGTTGTTGAAATACAGTACAATATTATCATTTTCTTTAAGGGATTGCACGGACAAGTTCTGATCTCCCTCGTGAACATATAAATTCGAAGCCGCTGGGAAACGATAATTTTCCGTAGTATTCTTACGTTTTACAAAAACATCACCGTTTTCATATCGCCAGAAAGAACGGCTAGTGGTATCCAGAACTTTTACAATGGTTGTTCCGTCAACATCCTTACGGATTTCTACACGATCATTGACAGTAACACTGTTCAAATTCGTCGAAGTTACGCCTCCGCGATTAATTTTCACTTTACCAGCTGTATCAATCGTCTGATTGGCACTGTTGAATTCCTTAACAGTCAGTTTGTTCCCTGCTGAATCCACATTCATAATCTGACCAAGTGTCAGTTTAACGGTCTGAACTGCTGTTGGCGTTGTACCGACAAAGCTGACATTGATCAGTGTTCCCGGACGAAGATCACTTACACGAATGCTTTGCCCGTTCTCATCTGTAAGTACTACTTTATCTGCGTAAAATTCGCTCGTAATCCCTTCGTTTTTGACCCTTATTCGGTTCAAAGTCGGCTCAGTGGATATGATCTCAAATTGGAGTGAAGATTTCATCTTTAGGCTGGACAAGCTATCCTGGCTATTGGTTAGCTGTGCAGACACCTCATCACCGATTTTAATATCGGACATGGAAGCAACCGGTTTTCCGTAGAGCTCCACTCTTGGTATGCTATAAGGAATGTTGATGTTTTGTCCACCATCCGTCTGAATCGTCAGAATTCTGGTTGCAGCGTTAATCGCTATAACTTTACCTTCGTATTTGTAGACCACTTCCAGCGATATAGCACGATTACCGATATAACTTACATCAACTTTGCGTCCTGGTTCCAAAAGTCTTTCAATGGAGGCTAATGTGACTCCGGCAGAAGAATCAAACTTGGTTTTTTCATCCAAAACAATAACTACTGGCAAACTTTTATCATCACTAACCGTCAACCAACGCTTTTTGGTATCATAAGAAACGATAGTTGCAGCGTTAATGCGCTCCGTTTGACGTCCCACCACTTGAATTTTGGAAACCTTATCTTCCCCATTGATCGTAAGCTCGATTTTATCACCTGAGGTCGCATCCGCGATAAGATCATCAAGGGTCGGCTTCGCAACTCCATTGATCATAATCTCAGGCTTTTCAACCAAAAACTTCGTTTCCAGCTGAGTGCTGTTAGTTCGTTTATACGTAATGGTTTTGCCATTGCTCTCGACGTTATAAAGCATACCTGCAACCGTATGGTCAACACTTTGACTTAACTCCAACTTCTGCAGAATGCTGTTCTTTACGGTATAAGTTACAACAGAACCTGCTTTTAACTCTGAAGGACTCATCAATTGGTTTTGATATTGAACCAAAGTTCCGTCATCCCACTTAAATGTATCGACAGTGTTATTGGACCCGTCTTTAATGGATATCGTCTTGTTAACGGTATCTACAGCTTGTATAGTTCCTGTAGCTGTTTTATTGACTAGACCGTTTTTCACACGAATCGCTACAACACGTTTTTGCGGACTGAAGGTTTCGCGCTCAACAGTCACCACACTGCCGGAAGCCATCGTACTCGGATCGATTTTGTTACCATTCTGATCCAGGAACAACGTATTGGCATCGTATGACAATTCTTCAAACGTGTTGTTGGAATCAAACCAGATCACGTTGTTTGGTGACAATCGGGCATAAATTCGTTCAACCGATTCTACTTTCTGTGTTGGATCAATAATTTCTACATAATCCGCTTTGTTGTTCTTACCGATAACCATAACTTTGGTGTACGGTTTGATATCTGAGACAGACAACCTTTTAGCCGAATCTTTTTCAAAATAGGCTGTTGATCCGTCAAGAGTAAACGTGCTTGGCTTTCCATCAATATAAATTTCAAGCTTTCCGCTGTCTACAGCTGAAACATAACCTTCATATTGATTGTCATAATTAACATCGATGTGTGCTTGCGCACGGCTTAAAAAAGTTGCCAACTGAGCACGGGTTACCGCACCCTGGGGGTCAAATTTATTACCGCTTACGCCTTGTGCCAGACCGAGATCAACGGCTACACTGACATAGCCAATCCGATCTGGAGAAATTTTGGCGTTATCCGCAAAACCCGTCGATTTGTTCATCGCGGCATTCGCATCGGACGTTCGTCCAATGGATCGTACCAATACTTCCAGAACCCATTCGCGGGTCGCTTTTTTCGCACCCCAGGTAACTTTGGTGTCCGAATAGCCGGATTCCTTTTTCTTGTCGAGCAGGTTTTGCTGAAGCGCCAATTTCACGTACGGAACTGCATAACTGCTTACGTTCATATTTGTCGGTAATGCCGTAGACGTGCCGGTGCTGTCATTCACCTGTTGATTTAAGAAACGGATCGCCATCGTAACAGCTTCCTGCTGGGTCACAGGATCGTTCGGACGGAATTTGCCGTTCTCTCCTCTAACAATTCCCTGTGCCGCCAATTGATAAATATACTTTTCTCCCCAATAACCTGATTTCACGTCACTAAAGACATTGGTTGTGGAAGCATTAACACCCACTGCCACTGCTGGCGCTTGTTCCGCTGCAACAGTGGAAGCCCCTGCTCCCATTACCATGAGTCCGGCCATGACGGCGGAGACCACTTTTTTGGAATGATATTGTTTGTTTTGTCTAGATACCATTTTGTTTCCCCTCTCATAACTGCTGTTTCCTTAACATTACTTTATTCGACAGCAGATCGTGATCTCCTTCAAACCGTCATCACCGAGTTTCAGGATTTTCTAATTCTACATGACCCATCAGGCTCTCTACCTGTTTACCGTCAACGAGCAGTTGAAGCGATTTTACTTCTTCAAATTGAAAATAAGTTTTTTTGAGAGCGTCAACGGCGAACAATTCTCCTCCAGAACCTAAACGGGCTTCATCCGGAATATGGAGATCAAGTGTCAATTTCCCGTCCTCGAATGTTGATGAGTTCAGCTCAGCCTTTTCCCATAATGAAACCATTTCAGCGCTGTCGCTCTTTTTCAACGCTTCAAATGTGGCTTCATACTTCTCGCTAGATTTCTTCAACATGATTTTTGAAGAACCTTCCTTCAGCTCCAGAAGCTCCGGATCGGTATAATATACCGTAATCGTTTCTGTTGTTTCTCCCGGCGTTTGGCTGCTGCCGCCAGCTCCGTTCGTCGATTCCGTATTATCGCCGCCCTCAGGTGAGGGCGCTACTGATGTATTTTGTTCCGATGTGTTACCAGGAGCAGCTCCTGGCTTTTGTCCGCAACCAGCCCCAAGCACCATAACTGCCGCCAACAATCCAACGGACCATATTTTCTTGTTCATGTGCCCACCTCCTGAAATCATCTGTATCCATTATTTAACTTTCAAATACTCCTTCAATCCGACTACTATAGACTCAGCTACCGCGTTTTGAAAGGTTGTGTTAAACAGCTTGCTTTCATCATTTGTGTTGCTTAGAAAGCCAACTTCGAGCAAGACAGCCGGCATGTTAGTTTCACGGATAACATGGAAATTGCCGTTTTTAACACCGCGGTCCTTGAGCCCCGTAGCTCCGATTATATGTTTGTGTAAGACATTAGCAAGCGATTTGCTAGCCTCTCTCCTGTAATAAGTCTCTGTACCTGTTGCTGCAGAAGGCCCACTGTTCGCATGAATGGATACAAAGGCATCCGCCTTCAAATCGTTAGCGATTTTAACCCGATCCTTCAATTCAAGGAAAGTATCATTACTTCGTGTCAATACGACATCGATGTTCTGCTCTTTTTCCAGCAGCTTTCCTACTTTCAAAGCAAGAGCCAGAGTAAAGTCTTTTTCTTTCTTTTGGGTTACACCGATGGCTCCCGGGTCATGAGCACCGTGTCCAGCATCGATGACTACCAGTTTTTTGCCTCCGGTACCTGGATCTGGTCCAGGTTCTGTGGAAGTATTAAGATCCACAATGAACAAGCTCGAACCGCTCTCCGTCCCCTGAAGCGTATAATTTTTCGCATAATTAAGATCAATTACAATCCGTACAGTGGAAGGATTACTGTTGTACAGCGAATATCTGACCTTCTTTACGTCTGGATAACCGGTAACTATTAGTTCTCCGTTCAAGTTAGCATTGATACTGTTGTTGCTGCTGAACGATTCGGAAAATTTCGCATTTTCAACGTCAATTACAATCCGATCAGGACTGCTCAACTTCGTGACTTTAGGCTTCACGTTGCCCGATACAGCTACCATCAGACGATTATCACTAAAGCTGATACCGTTCACGGTGGATAACTTATCATCTTCACCGCCCCCAGTTGTCGGGGTAATAAGATATACTGCTTTCTTTTGATTATCCCATTTGACGTTCAAGCCCATCTGTTCACTGACAAAACGGATGGGTACAATCGTCGTGCCGCCACGCAAAATCGGAGCCTTTGTCATCTCTGTACGCTGACCGTTAATCATCGCATATTTGTTGCCGATGACCATCTCAACCGTTTTTCCGCCTTCTTTAACGGTAACCGTTTGAGTCGACTTATTCCAACCTACAGAGTAACCTAAGTTCTCAGAAATCACGCGGATCGGTACCATAACCGTCCCGCTGATATTTTCCACTTTCACGTTTGAGGACAAGCTCAACTCATTACCGTCAAGATAGATCTTGGCGCTATATGAACTAGCATCCGCCCCCTTAGGAAAAGCCACCATGATGACAAACAGAAACAATAAAAAACCGAACTTCTTCATCCTTCACCCCTACCATCCTATTGTTTTGCCATAGATTGGCGTTTCTGCAACCCGGCTTGTCCGACATTACCTGACAAACTATAGACGCGCCCTGTTTCTGAAAGTTGCGAAAATATACCCTTTTTACCAAAAAAACTCCCATTTCTTAAAAAGAAATAGGAGTTTAGTCTTTCATAAACATGAAATTATTGATGATTCCTAATGCAAGAATATTAATTACGAGTCATAGGATTCTCCAGGTCTACATGTCCCATAAGACTTTCGACTTTCTTTCCATCAACCAACAGCTGAATCGATTTCACCTCTTCAAACTGGAAGAACGTATTTCTTAAGGCTTCAATAGCATACGATTCTCCGCCAGATCCCAGATTTGCCTCATCTGGCTTCACGATGTCCAGCGTCAAAGCTCCCTGATCAAACTTTACAGATGTCAACTTGATTGAATCACGCCATAATGGCACCAGCTGATCATCTCCGCTATTTTGTAGCCCTTCAAATGCTTTAACATATTTATTCTCTTCATCAGTATACGTAATTTCGCGAGAAGCTTTTATCAGATCCAATAGCTCCGGATCCGTATAATAGAGCTCAATCGTAGCCTTCTTCTCCTGAGAGGCAGTTTCTTTATTACCCGCCGGACTTCCTTGAGTTCCGGTATTTTGCTTCTCAGCCGGCTCTCCTTGAGTCCCACCAGTACTTTCTGTAGGCTGCTCATTCTCATTATTTTCGTTAGGTGGTTCCTCTTTATTAACCGTCTCTGGAGCTTCAACTTCCCCAGACGATTGCGTATTCGGCTCACTAGGGGCCGCTGCTGGCTTCTGACCGCATCCGGTGCTAACAGCCAGGACAAGTGCCAACAGACCTGTGACTAAATACTTCCTGTTCATTGATTGTCCCCCTCTGTAGTTTAAATCTTGTATCCATCATTGTACTTTAAGATATTCTTTAATACCATCTACGATACCTTGTGCAACACGATTTTGGAAATCTTCGTTAAACAATTGTGATTCATCGCTACTGTTGCTCAAAAATCCGATTTCTAGCAGAACAGCAGGCATTTTTGTCTCTCTAGTAACATGAAGGTTTCCTGGTTTAACTTTACGGTCTTTTAGCCCCGTCGCTTTGACGAGATGTTTATGAATGATATTGGCAAGCTCAATGCTTGTCTCCCGTGTATAATATGTTTCTGTTCCATTCGGAGTGCTGGAAGTATTGCTGTTACCGTGGATCGATACAAAAATATCGGATTTTAGGTTGTTTGCTAGCTTCGTCCGGTCGCTAAGGCTCATGGTAGAATCATCACTTCGAGTCATAACGACATCAATGCTCTTCTCATTCTTGAGGAGCGCTTCTACTTTCTTAGCAATCGAAAGATTCATCGTCTTCTCATATTTCCCGGTAACACTGAGTGCACCTGGTTGACCACCGCCGTGGCCTGCATCGATAACTACAACTTTTTTACCGCTTGAACCGATTGGAGGTGCCGGTTCCGAATCTGTCGCGTTAAGATCAACGAATATTAGGCCCGCATTTTCTGTAGAAACGGTGTAATTCTTAGCCGTTGTCAAATTAATAACGACCCGTACTGTAGATGGAGAATCGCTAAAAAGTGCATATCGGATCTGAGACACTTCCGGGTATCCCGTTACATTCAGTTCCCCACTGTTTTGGGTGTTTAGCGTATGTTCATATCCAAAGGATTCTGAAAATGCCGTATTTGGTAAATCAACGACAATACGATCTGGTCCGCTCAATTTAAATACGCTTGGCGTAACGGAGGCGCTTGTTGAGATCATCAACCGGTCCTCACTGAAGCTGATCCCATCCACCGTAGCAAGAGTCCCTGGTGTACCTGGCACGGAGGGAACGTTAGGATCGGTCGGTGTACCTGGTACCTCAGGATCCGGCTCGGATGGTGTCGCCTCCCCAGGATCGGTCATACTTTCACTCGAAGACAGGAATACAGCCTTCATCTGGTTGTCCCATTTCACGTCCATTCCCATCTGGCTGCTCACAAAACGGAGTGGCACCAGCGTGGTCTGACCATTCAACACTGGCGTTATGTTCATGCTCACTTGCGATCCGTCAATTTCTGCTGTATTGCTTCCAACGACCATCTTTACCGTTGTATTGCTGTTTTGTACCGTTACGGATTGGCTTGATTTTTCCCAATCCACCTTGAATCCTAAGTTTTCAGACACCACACGAATCGGTATTAAAATATTGTTATTTACATTGGCCACCTTAACACCGGACGTCAAATTCAACTGCTCCCCGTCCAAAAATATCTTGGCACTACCCGAGGATGCATCCCCCACCTTTGGGAACGCTAGCAAGAAGACAACTAAAAACATCAGAAAGCCTAACTTCTTCATGAATCCACCTCTATTATCCTATGTTTTCGCTAATGCAATTCAGCGTTCCGCTGCAGGCTGTTTTCGGACATATACCGACATTGTAATAAATCCGCCCAATCTAGAAGCTGTATATTACATCCATAATAACAGAAAAAACTTCCATTTCCTACACCGGAAATGGAAGTTTAATAATCTTGTAATCTTTTGTTGAAAGAATTGATAGATTAGGCGAACAAACGATCCCCATGTTTCTTCTCGTAAGCATCTATTTTGCTTTCATGCTGAAGCGTCAGACCAATATCATCCAATCCTTGAAGCAGAAACTGACGGCGATGCTCATCGAGATCGAAATCAATGCGCAGACCTTGCTCATCAGTAATGCTCTTGTTCTCCAGATCCACGGTTAACTGGTAGCCTTCCTTGGCAGTGGTGCGCTGGAACAGGTCTTCCACCTGCTCTTCAGAAAGTTTGATTGGCAGAATACCGTTTTTGAAACAGTTATTATAGAAAATATCAGCGAACGACGGTGCAATAACGACCCGAAATCCGTAATCCATAATTGCCCAAGGAGCATGTTCACGCGAAGATCCGCAGCCAAAATTAGCTCTGGAGATCAGTACGGAAGACCCCTGATAACGCGGCTGATTTAATGGGAAGCTGTCAATGACAGCTCCCTCTTCATCAAAACGCCATTCATAAAACAGAAACTGTCCGAATCCTGTCCGTTCAATACGCTTAAGAAACTGCTTTGGAATAATTGCATCCGTGTCAACGTTTACCCGATCCACAGGTCCAACGATACCGGTTAATTTAGTAAATGCTTGCATAGGTTTCTCCCCGTCCCTTCTTAGATTGCAGCTTCCTCGCTGACAAAATTCCAGTCACGCACATCGACAAACCGGCCTTTAACTGCTGCCGCAGCAGCCATGGCAGGCGATACGAGGTGAGTTCTGCCTCCTCGTCCCTGACGACCTTCAAAGTTACGGTTGGACGTAGATGCGCAGCGCTGTCCAGGTTTTAGCACATCCGGGTTCATCGCAAGACACATACTGCAGCCTGCTTCTCGCCATTCAAATCCCGCTTCGACAAAGATTTTATCCAAACCTTCCTCCTCAGCCTGGATCTTAACGCGTCCGGAGCCAGGAACCACAATTGCCGTTACTTTCTCAGACACCTTATGTCCTTTCGCTACAGCCGCTGCTGCCCGAAGATCTTCAATACGTCCGTTTGTGCAAGAGCCAATAAAGACGTAGTCGATTGGAATTTCTGAAATAGGCGTTCCAGGTACGAGAGCCATATATTCAAGTGCTTTTTCAGCAGCTTTACGTTCATTTTCTGTTGCAAAATCAGCAGGATTTGGTACAGAAGACGAAATGTTTGTGCCCATTCCCGGGCTCGTTCCCCAAGTTACCTGCGGAATCAAAGATTCCACATCAAATTCCAAAACGGTATCAAACTGAGCGCCTTCGTCAGTTACAAGATCTTTCCATGCTTCCACTCTGCTGTCAAAGTCCTCTCCCTGCGGCACATGCTGACGTCCACGGAGATAATCAAAAGTCGTCTCGTCCGGTGCGATCATACCCGCTCGAGCACCGCCCTCGATGGACATGTTACATACCGTCATACGTTCTTCCATCGTTAATTCACGGATTGCTTCACCTGTATACTCAATTACATATCCTGTAGCGAAATCTGTACCATACTTAGCAATAACACCAAGAATCATGTCTTTCGCCGTGACACCAGGATTGCGCTTACCTACAAAGCGAACTTCCATCGTCTTCGCCTTGGCCTGCTGCAAACATTGTGTAGCCATGACGTGCTCAACCTCACTGGTACCAATACCGAATGCGAGAGCGCCAAACGCGCCGTGTGTAGAGGTATGGCTATCACCGCACACAATCGTTTTACCAGGATGCGTCAAGCCGAGTTCAGGACCCATTACGTGAACTACACCTTGATCAATCGTATCCAGATCATACAGCGTCACACCAAAATCACGGCAATTCTGTGTCAGTGTATCAATCTGCTGTTTGGAGATTGGATCAGTAATGTTGTAACGGTCTTTCGTCGGAACGTTATGGTCCATCGTCGCAAACGTCAACTCAGGACGACGCACCTTGCGTCCACTAAGACGAAGCCCTTCAAAAGCCTGCGGCGAGGTCACTTCGTGAACCAAATGCAGGTCGATATACAATATACCGGGCTTACCCTCTTCCTGATGAATGACGTGGTTATCCCAAATTTTTTCGAACATCGTCTTTTTACTCATCATAATCACCCCATTAATTCATTCGGTCAAAGTGAAAAGAAAGATATTACCTTCCCTTTCGATTGATAGTACTATATCATCTCCCGCTTCATTGTTCCAAGATATAAAATCTATAAAAGCAATAGGTATCAACTATAAGTGCTTAATCTTTCAAAAAAGGGAGATAACCTATATAATATAGTAACAATAATAGGTAACGCCTATAAACGGAGTGATACGAATGGAATTAAGACAGCTACAATATACTTTACAGATCGCCGCCGATAAAAACTTTTCAAGGGCCGCCGAGAAGCTGCACATTGCCCAGCCTTCACTCAGCCAGCAATTATCCAAGCTGGAAAAGGAGCTCGGTGTCCTGCTGTTTCAGCGCAATACAAGCACGGTCGAGCTTACCCATGCAGGTGCAAGCTTTGTGGAGCACGCACAAAAAATAATGGATGCCGTTGAGCAACTCCGTCAGGAGATGTCCGATATTTCACAGCTCCGTAAAGGTAAAGTCGTTGTTGGCAGTATGCCGATTACTGGTTCTCACTTGCTGCCCAGGGTGCTTCCGGCATTTAAAGAATCATATCCTGATATTGAGATTACATTAATGGAAGATTCCTCTTTAAATTTGGAGAAGTTAACGGCCAGCGGTAAAGCCGATCTCAGTCTGTTGTCCCTTCCGCTTGTCGAACCATCTCTTTCCTGGGTTCCCTTAGGTGAGGAGAGGATCGATTTGGCTGTGCCTCCACAGCACCACCTCGCACTTCGTGCACAAAACCATCCCGCTGAACCGATTTCCCTACAGGAACTGAGAGATGAGGCATTTATCGTTCTGAAAAAAGGTCAGGGATTTCGTAAGCTTACCTTCGACCTGTGCCGGGAAGCCGGTTTTGAGCCAAACGTCGTTTTTGAGAGTAGCAACATCGAGACGATCCAATCTCTTGTAGCAACAGGCATGGGTGTTACTCTCGTTCCGCACTTTATCGCGCGGGCAAAGCGAAGCGAGTTTATTCCTGTGTTTTTGCCCCTTGCGGAGCCGGTTCCGAGCCGTACTTTGGTTGTTGCCTACCGCAACGGACGTTATTTGTCCAAAGCCGCTGAAGCCTTCATCCAAACCTTCAAAGAGGTTATGGATGTGCTTGCATCTGAAGGAATAAAAGACAAACTGTAACGTGAGCCGATAATAACCATGCTTAAACATAGTAAAGAGGCTGACCCCGCACATCCCATGCGGAGCAGCCTCTTTTTCGTACACCTATTATTTACGTAAATTATGCTGATCGATCAACCGATTCTGCTGATCCGAATTATAGGATGTATCCTGATTCACAGCATCAAACCTGTTGTTCTCACCCGTAACACCCTCTACAAAATTACGAAACTGATCTTTTTGCTCTTTCAAATCTTCTTGATTATTGATGTCGTTTCCGTTCTTATTTGCCATCATATCAACCTCCTTTAAGGGATTACCAGTAGTATACCCGCTCATCAGGAGATGAAACCGAAATTATATCATTTATATATGTACAAATTAGGTCTCCGATCTTCAAAGACAGGAATCCGCTGCCGTACGTTGTCTGTAAGTGAGCTATCCAGGTTTCCAGTAATAATAGCTTCTTCCTCCCCTCCTTCGGCAACAATCTCTCCCCAAGGATCGATGATCATCGAATGACCGAAAAAGGACGTATCTCCACTTACGCCTACACGATTGCACGCGACCACATACATCTGGTTTTCAATAGCTCTGGCCGTCAAAAGGGTTCTCCAATGATTTAAACGTGGGTGCGGCCACTCCGCTGGGACGAACAGCACCTTGGCACCAGCCAAAGCAAGACCTCGGGCAAGCTCTGGAAAACGGATATCATAACAAATGGAAGCTCCCGCTTTAAGTCCCTCTTCCAGCTCAAACGTTACGGCTTGATCCCCTGCATGGAGATGCTT
Above is a window of Paenibacillus uliginis N3/975 DNA encoding:
- a CDS encoding N-acetylmuramoyl-L-alanine amidase family protein, which gives rise to MKKFGFLLFLFVIMVAFPKGADASSYSAKIYLDGNELSLSSNVKVENISGTVMVPIRVISENLGYSVGWNKSTQTVTVKEGGKTVEMVIGNKYAMINGQRTEMTKAPILRGGTTIVPIRFVSEQMGLNVKWDNQKKAVYLITPTTGGGEDDKLSTVNGISFSDNRLMVAVSGNVKPKVTKLSSPDRIVIDVENAKFSESFSSNNSINANLNGELIVTGYPDVKKVRYSLYNSNPSTVRIVIDLNYAKNYTLQGTESGSSLFIVDLNTSTEPGPDPGTGGKKLVVIDAGHGAHDPGAIGVTQKKEKDFTLALALKVGKLLEKEQNIDVVLTRSNDTFLELKDRVKIANDLKADAFVSIHANSGPSAATGTETYYRREASKSLANVLHKHIIGATGLKDRGVKNGNFHVIRETNMPAVLLEVGFLSNTNDESKLFNTTFQNAVAESIVVGLKEYLKVK
- a CDS encoding GerMN domain-containing protein; translated protein: MNRKYLVTGLLALVLAVSTGCGQKPAAAPSEPNTQSSGEVEAPETVNKEEPPNENNENEQPTESTGGTQGEPAEKQNTGTQGSPAGNKETASQEKKATIELYYTDPELLDLIKASREITYTDEENKYVKAFEGLQNSGDDQLVPLWRDSIKLTSVKFDQGALTLDIVKPDEANLGSGGESYAIEALRNTFFQFEEVKSIQLLVDGKKVESLMGHVDLENPMTRN
- a CDS encoding GerMN domain-containing protein, with the translated sequence MNKKIWSVGLLAAVMVLGAGCGQKPGAAPGNTSEQNTSVAPSPEGGDNTESTNGAGGSSQTPGETTETITVYYTDPELLELKEGSSKIMLKKSSEKYEATFEALKKSDSAEMVSLWEKAELNSSTFEDGKLTLDLHIPDEARLGSGGELFAVDALKKTYFQFEEVKSLQLLVDGKQVESLMGHVELENPETR
- a CDS encoding N-acetylmuramoyl-L-alanine amidase family protein, translating into MKKLGFLMFLVVFLLAFPKVGDASSGSAKIFLDGEQLNLTSGVKVANVNNNILIPIRVVSENLGFKVDWEKSSQSVTVQNSNTTVKMVVGSNTAEIDGSQVSMNITPVLNGQTTLVPLRFVSSQMGMDVKWDNQMKAVFLSSSESMTDPGEATPSEPDPEVPGTPTDPNVPSVPGTPGTLATVDGISFSEDRLMISTSASVTPSVFKLSGPDRIVVDLPNTAFSESFGYEHTLNTQNSGELNVTGYPEVSQIRYALFSDSPSTVRVVINLTTAKNYTVSTENAGLIFVDLNATDSEPAPPIGSSGKKVVVIDAGHGGGQPGALSVTGKYEKTMNLSIAKKVEALLKNEKSIDVVMTRSDDSTMSLSDRTKLANNLKSDIFVSIHGNSNTSSTPNGTETYYTRETSIELANIIHKHLVKATGLKDRKVKPGNLHVTRETKMPAVLLEIGFLSNSSDESQLFNEDFQNRVAQGIVDGIKEYLKVQ
- the leuC gene encoding 3-isopropylmalate dehydratase large subunit, coding for MSKKTMFEKIWDNHVIHQEEGKPGILYIDLHLVHEVTSPQAFEGLRLSGRKVRRPELTFATMDHNVPTKDRYNITDPISKQQIDTLTQNCRDFGVTLYDLDTIDQGVVHVMGPELGLTHPGKTIVCGDSHTSTHGAFGALAFGIGTSEVEHVMATQCLQQAKAKTMEVRFVGKRNPGVTAKDMILGVIAKYGTDFATGYVIEYTGEAIRELTMEERMTVCNMSIEGGARAGMIAPDETTFDYLRGRQHVPQGEDFDSRVEAWKDLVTDEGAQFDTVLEFDVESLIPQVTWGTSPGMGTNISSSVPNPADFATENERKAAEKALEYMALVPGTPISEIPIDYVFIGSCTNGRIEDLRAAAAVAKGHKVSEKVTAIVVPGSGRVKIQAEEEGLDKIFVEAGFEWREAGCSMCLAMNPDVLKPGQRCASTSNRNFEGRQGRGGRTHLVSPAMAAAAAVKGRFVDVRDWNFVSEEAAI
- the nth gene encoding endonuclease III is translated as MNSATVRHILDTMENMFPDAHCELLHENAFELTIAVLLSAQCSDATVNKVTKDLFQKYKTPQDYVSVSIEELEQDIRRIGLYRNKAKHIHNLCRILIEQYGGDVPEAHDELVKLPGVGRKTANVVVSNAFGVPAIAVDTHVERVSKRLGLVGWDDSVLEVEKKLMKRIPREEWTLTHHRLIFFGRYHCKAQNPQCQVCPLLDVCREGKKRMKTSKVRKNKEQTATSKK
- the leuD gene encoding 3-isopropylmalate dehydratase small subunit, with translation MQAFTKLTGIVGPVDRVNVDTDAIIPKQFLKRIERTGFGQFLFYEWRFDEEGAVIDSFPLNQPRYQGSSVLISRANFGCGSSREHAPWAIMDYGFRVVIAPSFADIFYNNCFKNGILPIKLSEEQVEDLFQRTTAKEGYQLTVDLENKSITDEQGLRIDFDLDEHRRQFLLQGLDDIGLTLQHESKIDAYEKKHGDRLFA
- a CDS encoding S-layer homology domain-containing protein; protein product: MVSRQNKQYHSKKVVSAVMAGLMVMGAGASTVAAEQAPAVAVGVNASTTNVFSDVKSGYWGEKYIYQLAAQGIVRGENGKFRPNDPVTQQEAVTMAIRFLNQQVNDSTGTSTALPTNMNVSSYAVPYVKLALQQNLLDKKKESGYSDTKVTWGAKKATREWVLEVLVRSIGRTSDANAAMNKSTGFADNAKISPDRIGYVSVAVDLGLAQGVSGNKFDPQGAVTRAQLATFLSRAQAHIDVNYDNQYEGYVSAVDSGKLEIYIDGKPSTFTLDGSTAYFEKDSAKRLSVSDIKPYTKVMVIGKNNKADYVEIIDPTQKVESVERIYARLSPNNVIWFDSNNTFEELSYDANTLFLDQNGNKIDPSTMASGSVVTVERETFSPQKRVVAIRVKNGLVNKTATGTIQAVDTVNKTISIKDGSNNTVDTFKWDDGTLVQYQNQLMSPSELKAGSVVTYTVKNSILQKLELSQSVDHTVAGMLYNVESNGKTITYKRTNSTQLETKFLVEKPEIMINGVAKPTLDDLIADATSGDKIELTINGEDKVSKIQVVGRQTERINAATIVSYDTKKRWLTVSDDKSLPVVIVLDEKTKFDSSAGVTLASIERLLEPGRKVDVSYIGNRAISLEVVYKYEGKVIAINAATRILTIQTDGGQNINIPYSIPRVELYGKPVASMSDIKIGDEVSAQLTNSQDSLSSLKMKSSLQFEIISTEPTLNRIRVKNEGITSEFYADKVVLTDENGQSIRVSDLRPGTLINVSFVGTTPTAVQTVKLTLGQIMNVDSAGNKLTVKEFNSANQTIDTAGKVKINRGGVTSTNLNSVTVNDRVEIRKDVDGTTIVKVLDTTSRSFWRYENGDVFVKRKNTTENYRFPAASNLYVHEGDQNLSVQSLKENDNIVLYFNNGAVVEIVKQ